The genomic stretch GGCCCGTTCCGACCGTCCCGCACGCAGCAGCACCGCGTCCGCCGCCGGCAAGGCGCGGGCCCGCAACGGCACGGCGCAGCGGCAGGCCAACCCCACGCAACGTATCGTCGAGTCGATCACCACCGCCATCGTCGAGCGTCGCTTGATGCCCGGCACCAAGCTGGCCGAGCAGAAGATCGCCGACGTGTTCAAGGTCTCGCGCACCCTGGTGCGGCAAGCGCTCAACCAGCTCAGCCGCGACCGGCTGGTGACGCTGGAGCCGGCGCGCGGCGCTTTCGTCGCCCGGCCCAGCGTGGCCGAAGCACGGCAGGTGTTCGAGGTGCGTCGGCTGCTCGAGGCCGAGATGATCCGTCGGCTCGCAGCCCGCATCACCCCGGCCCAGGTGAGCGGGCTGCGCGAACATCTGCAGCGCGAGCAGGCCGCGGTGCAACGCACCGACGTGCCCGGCCGCACCCGGCTGCTGGCCGACTTCCACGTGGTGCTGGCCCGTCTGCTGGGCAACGACGTGCTGGCCGAGATGCTGCAAGACTTGTTGTCGCGCAGCTCGCTGATTTCGCTGATGTACCAATCGGCCCATTCCGCCGAA from Caldimonas brevitalea encodes the following:
- a CDS encoding GntR family transcriptional regulator codes for the protein MPARSDRPARSSTASAAGKARARNGTAQRQANPTQRIVESITTAIVERRLMPGTKLAEQKIADVFKVSRTLVRQALNQLSRDRLVTLEPARGAFVARPSVAEARQVFEVRRLLEAEMIRRLAARITPAQVSGLREHLQREQAAVQRTDVPGRTRLLADFHVVLARLLGNDVLAEMLQDLLSRSSLISLMYQSAHSAEHSFDEHVAVVDALERRDANAAVRLMEHHLHNVERNLQLDPRVPDLQAALAPQAEPIDPTFEPVAPKRHRRATPA